The Luteolibacter arcticus genome has a window encoding:
- a CDS encoding Amuc_1102 family pilus-like protein, producing the protein MKHCPRSFRRTALAAVTASVAALAFLAVPAHAQGKADVGNMIFDDIPSPDVQGVKGKNFKPKDWLEVEAGIKIPATNAEQKKAGFIDQVTVKWYVAFKNPEGKNFIKLTKTIIHINVPVDEEIFSSVYMSPSMLKRVTGKDKAGKGDVEAVGIEVLVNGEKVGQAAQKKPDKWWEAGSLSDQSDKFPLLNKDETPFAMAWWDRYAEIQKER; encoded by the coding sequence ATGAAACATTGTCCACGTTCATTCCGTAGGACGGCGCTCGCCGCCGTCACCGCTTCCGTTGCTGCCCTCGCGTTCCTGGCGGTCCCGGCCCATGCCCAAGGCAAGGCCGATGTGGGCAATATGATCTTCGACGACATCCCGTCGCCAGACGTGCAGGGAGTCAAAGGAAAGAATTTCAAGCCGAAGGATTGGCTCGAGGTGGAAGCCGGCATCAAGATCCCGGCCACGAATGCCGAACAGAAGAAGGCCGGCTTCATCGATCAGGTGACCGTGAAGTGGTACGTCGCCTTCAAGAATCCCGAGGGCAAGAACTTCATCAAGCTCACCAAGACCATCATCCACATCAACGTGCCGGTGGATGAGGAGATCTTCAGCTCGGTCTACATGTCGCCGAGCATGCTCAAGCGCGTGACCGGCAAGGACAAGGCCGGCAAGGGCGACGTCGAAGCGGTCGGCATCGAAGTCCTGGTCAATGGCGAGAAGGTCGGCCAGGCCGCCCAGAAGAAGCCGGACAAATGGTGGGAAGCCGGCAGCCTTTCCGATCAGAGCGACAAGTTCCCGCTCCTGAACAAGGATGAAACTCCGTTCGCGATGGCCTGGTGGGATCGCTACGCCGAGATCCAGAAGGAGCGTTGA
- a CDS encoding BON domain-containing protein, whose protein sequence is MKNFSFARTTRRLLALTAFTIATAQAVPEVVPQDNAGLAEFIGMTFSADERLAEDSIKISVNQGIATLSGRVATLNQAERAVERTKSVDAVRGVISELKVSSIRSSDEQIAGEITRKLAAAPGIDAKSIIVTVSNKQVMLDGQVGTWDEQEIARELASEVPGVQSIDNRLSSTGKSSRGDKAIRWQIERDIADDPLHDGLNITVSVHGGKVVLAGEVGTQGEKDLLVRQARVTGVSAVSGDGLDITRSLSMEGMSGKTPGKNAIREALHAVFSQDKRLRGADVTIDLEGRVLTLGGTAPSAEVKATAESTARGVPGVEIVINRIAVADDRRVATLGTGR, encoded by the coding sequence ATGAAGAATTTCAGTTTCGCTCGCACCACCCGCCGCCTCCTGGCCCTGACCGCTTTCACGATCGCGACCGCCCAGGCCGTTCCCGAAGTCGTCCCGCAAGACAACGCTGGCCTCGCCGAATTCATCGGCATGACCTTCAGCGCCGATGAACGCCTCGCCGAGGACAGCATCAAGATTTCCGTGAACCAGGGCATCGCGACCCTGAGCGGCCGCGTCGCCACCCTCAATCAAGCCGAGCGTGCGGTGGAACGCACCAAGTCGGTCGACGCCGTTCGCGGCGTCATTTCCGAGCTCAAGGTCTCATCCATCCGCTCCAGCGACGAGCAGATCGCCGGGGAAATCACCCGCAAGCTCGCCGCCGCTCCCGGCATCGATGCAAAATCGATCATCGTCACCGTCAGCAACAAGCAGGTGATGCTCGATGGCCAAGTCGGCACTTGGGACGAGCAGGAGATCGCTCGCGAACTCGCCTCCGAGGTCCCCGGTGTGCAATCCATCGACAACCGCCTCAGCTCGACCGGCAAATCGTCCCGCGGCGACAAGGCGATCCGCTGGCAGATCGAACGCGACATCGCGGATGATCCGCTTCACGACGGCCTGAACATCACCGTCTCGGTCCATGGAGGAAAGGTCGTCCTCGCCGGCGAAGTCGGCACCCAGGGCGAGAAAGACCTGCTGGTCCGCCAAGCCCGCGTCACAGGTGTCAGCGCGGTGTCCGGCGACGGCCTAGACATCACCCGCAGCCTGTCCATGGAAGGCATGTCCGGAAAAACCCCGGGCAAAAATGCCATCCGCGAAGCTCTTCACGCCGTCTTTTCCCAAGACAAGCGCCTCCGCGGAGCCGACGTCACCATCGACCTTGAGGGCCGCGTGCTCACCTTGGGCGGCACCGCCCCGTCTGCCGAAGTGAAGGCCACCGCCGAGTCCACTGCCCGCGGCGTTCCCGGCGTGGAGATCGTGATCAACCGCATCGCCGTCGCCGATGACCGCCGCGTGGCCACCCTCGGCACCGGCCGCTAA
- a CDS encoding type I 3-dehydroquinate dehydratase — MAACDLLEVRLDLLEHPETRPWAHLSGLPILFTARRGDEGGAGDLSPERRSQLLESVLEEAALIDVELVSAGEMAGVLEKSAALGVPWVASWHDFEGRADSFGKIPAMAEQAATAGAACFKAAVRLHHMADLAKLAGLLTQPLPLPLSLMGMGRLAPVSRLLCAQYGSVLNYGYLGDAPTAPGQWSAGLLKAAVSASEIGLT; from the coding sequence TTGGCAGCCTGCGACCTATTGGAGGTCCGTCTGGACCTGTTGGAGCACCCGGAAACCCGCCCATGGGCGCACCTTTCGGGCCTGCCGATCCTCTTCACCGCCCGCCGCGGCGACGAGGGTGGCGCGGGCGATCTGAGCCCGGAACGGCGGAGCCAATTGCTGGAGTCGGTGCTGGAGGAAGCCGCGCTCATCGATGTCGAGCTGGTTTCAGCCGGCGAAATGGCCGGGGTATTGGAGAAATCCGCCGCGCTGGGCGTGCCGTGGGTGGCCTCGTGGCACGATTTCGAAGGCCGGGCGGACTCCTTTGGCAAAATCCCCGCAATGGCCGAGCAGGCGGCGACAGCCGGTGCCGCGTGCTTCAAGGCAGCGGTCCGCCTGCACCACATGGCCGATCTCGCCAAGCTCGCGGGCCTGCTTACCCAGCCCCTTCCCCTCCCCCTTTCCCTCATGGGCATGGGTCGCCTCGCCCCGGTCTCACGCCTGCTCTGCGCCCAGTACGGCTCGGTGCTGAACTACGGCTACCTCGGCGATGCTCCCACGGCTCCCGGCCAATGGAGCGCCGGACTTTTGAAGGCAGCCGTGAGCGCTTCAGAGATAGGTCTCACATGA
- a CDS encoding Amuc_1101 family PilM-like pilus complex protein, whose amino-acid sequence MADTQSSIALNIGSQRVSMAVFEPSKSGGLVLKAYDSEVILADPSTEASRPAQIGFAIGQLAQRLKAGKARVRYAVSGQSVFTRFVKLPPLGDDDIEQLVTFEAQQHVPFPLNEVVWDYEILESAGEKEVVIVAIKAESLDELNESVTSSGLTTAEVDVAPMALYNAFRAAYPAVSEPVLLIDIGAKSTDLLYIEGKRFFTRSVNRGGVSITSAISKEYGVSFPEAEGHKTHGGLVALGGGHTEQLDETTAALATTIRNALGQLPAEIARTTNYYRSQQGGNAPKRIILAGGGANLPYTKEFFEEKLHLPVEFFNPVGAVAVGKNVDTDKLGREAHLMGELIGLGLRATGKSSINIDLVPTKVQAARQVEKQKPFFIGAAAAFLVGLAAWAVLGSLAAAKAKDEAQKMTEQKDQLKSVADPIESQFKKEDQLVALATQYTDTEAARTFWPELIQEIQAGFASDSAWITDFDPVFNYNPLGTPEDIKKSKSTVKSEFFTAGYGVTGLENIKIEQKVDSRGKPVKLAPGEKEPIAAANAIRLKGFWRAGEGNPRGSNLIYDLIKRLRDNPQHLRFTAVGTDPKGKPMDVTLEDPQLVKQLESAPLESEFAAPFEVIIPLSREVPIK is encoded by the coding sequence ATGGCTGACACACAGTCCTCAATTGCCCTCAACATCGGCTCCCAACGCGTGAGCATGGCCGTGTTCGAACCGTCGAAATCCGGCGGCCTCGTTCTCAAGGCCTACGACAGCGAAGTGATCCTCGCCGATCCGTCCACCGAAGCATCCCGTCCGGCACAGATCGGCTTTGCGATCGGCCAGCTCGCCCAGCGCTTGAAGGCCGGTAAAGCCCGGGTCCGCTACGCGGTCTCCGGCCAGTCCGTCTTCACCCGCTTCGTGAAGCTGCCACCGCTGGGTGACGACGATATCGAACAGCTCGTCACCTTCGAGGCCCAGCAGCACGTTCCTTTCCCGCTCAACGAAGTCGTCTGGGATTACGAGATCCTCGAAAGCGCCGGTGAGAAGGAAGTCGTGATCGTCGCCATCAAGGCGGAGTCGCTCGACGAACTCAATGAGTCGGTCACCAGCTCCGGCCTCACCACCGCTGAGGTGGATGTGGCCCCGATGGCCCTCTACAATGCCTTCCGCGCCGCTTACCCGGCCGTGAGCGAACCGGTGCTATTGATCGACATCGGTGCGAAGTCCACCGACCTGCTCTACATCGAGGGCAAGCGCTTCTTCACCCGCAGCGTGAACCGCGGCGGTGTCTCGATCACCTCCGCGATCTCCAAGGAATACGGCGTTTCCTTCCCCGAGGCTGAAGGTCACAAGACCCACGGCGGTCTGGTTGCACTCGGCGGCGGTCACACCGAGCAGCTCGATGAAACGACCGCTGCGCTGGCCACCACGATCCGCAACGCGCTCGGCCAGCTTCCCGCGGAAATCGCCCGCACGACCAACTACTATCGCAGCCAGCAGGGTGGCAATGCGCCGAAGCGCATCATCCTGGCCGGTGGCGGTGCGAACCTGCCCTACACCAAGGAGTTCTTCGAAGAGAAGCTCCACCTGCCGGTCGAGTTCTTCAATCCGGTCGGCGCGGTCGCCGTCGGCAAGAATGTGGACACCGACAAGCTCGGTCGCGAAGCCCACCTGATGGGGGAACTCATCGGTCTCGGCCTGCGCGCCACCGGCAAGTCGTCGATCAACATCGACCTCGTCCCGACCAAGGTTCAGGCCGCCCGCCAGGTGGAGAAGCAGAAGCCATTCTTCATCGGTGCTGCCGCCGCCTTCCTGGTCGGTCTCGCCGCCTGGGCAGTGCTCGGCAGCTTGGCCGCCGCCAAGGCCAAAGACGAGGCGCAGAAGATGACCGAGCAGAAGGATCAGCTCAAGAGCGTGGCGGATCCGATCGAAAGCCAGTTCAAGAAGGAGGACCAGCTCGTCGCCCTCGCGACCCAATACACCGATACCGAGGCCGCCCGGACCTTCTGGCCGGAACTGATCCAGGAGATTCAGGCCGGCTTTGCCAGCGACTCCGCGTGGATCACCGACTTTGATCCGGTCTTCAACTACAACCCGCTCGGCACCCCCGAGGACATCAAGAAGTCGAAGTCCACGGTGAAGAGCGAGTTCTTCACTGCGGGCTACGGCGTCACCGGGTTGGAAAACATCAAGATCGAGCAAAAGGTCGATAGCAGGGGCAAGCCGGTCAAGCTGGCCCCGGGTGAGAAGGAGCCGATTGCCGCTGCCAATGCCATTCGCCTCAAGGGCTTCTGGCGCGCCGGCGAAGGTAATCCCCGCGGCAGCAACTTGATCTACGACCTGATCAAGCGCCTCCGCGACAATCCCCAGCACCTCCGCTTCACCGCCGTCGGCACCGACCCCAAGGGCAAGCCGATGGATGTGACGCTGGAGGACCCCCAGCTCGTCAAACAGCTCGAAAGCGCCCCGCTCGAATCTGAATTCGCAGCTCCTTTCGAGGTCATCATCCCGCTTTCCCGCGAGGTCCCCATCAAGTGA
- a CDS encoding ATP-dependent DNA helicase encodes MISTLEGQPLPDAFVEEIGLAFSNEGSMARSRDFEFRPEQQQLAMAVAQALVEKRCLVAEAGTGVGKSLAYLIPAARFALQTGRKAIISTHTINLQEQLIRKDIPIVRKLLGHELPAVLLKGRQNYLCPARLKRAFEQSGDLFTSTESEELEQIRRWAEATQDGTLSDLEFQPSMKVWLQVCSEAHICTARYCGPRGNCFFQEARKAAAEAKLVVVNHTLFFALMDTGENLEQERPSGFLFPNDFVVLDEAHTLEQVAAVQLGLRVSQAGMRFDLQRLYNPRTKKGVLRSFRKSSALFAVEEALKAADEFFGDLGHAASFGEYSKEWRVRQPELVPNRAAEPLRKLWQEIDALAADVESETTKAELQDASRKLREAHGAIGCFLDQSSDDNVHWIERSGRDESLFSLHAAPIHVADKLRPLLFGEGKSCIMTSATLGVGDPLLGWFRGRVGAEEVPALCIGSPFDFERQMKIRIWKNMPEPSSPQYGKAMIEAIRAAVEASEGKAFVLFTSYRTMRDAAEKLRKHFEGNGWRLLVQGDGMPRHRMVEEFRRDVHSVLFGTDSFWTGVDVPGETLSNVVVTRLPFAVPDHPLTQSRLEALEAEGGNPFMDYSVPEAILKLRQGVGRLIRTAKDSGLVSILDNRILTKRYGRLFLDALPKAPVEIVQ; translated from the coding sequence ATGATTTCCACCCTCGAGGGACAGCCGCTGCCCGACGCATTCGTCGAGGAAATCGGGCTGGCTTTTTCCAATGAGGGCAGCATGGCGCGGTCGCGGGACTTCGAGTTCCGGCCGGAGCAGCAGCAGCTCGCGATGGCGGTGGCGCAGGCGCTGGTGGAAAAGCGCTGCCTCGTCGCCGAGGCGGGCACCGGCGTCGGCAAATCGCTGGCCTATCTGATTCCCGCGGCGCGCTTCGCGCTGCAAACGGGGCGGAAGGCGATCATTTCCACCCATACGATCAATCTACAGGAGCAGCTCATCCGGAAGGACATCCCGATTGTCCGCAAGCTGCTGGGCCACGAGCTGCCAGCGGTCCTTTTGAAAGGCCGGCAGAATTACCTGTGCCCGGCGCGGCTCAAGCGGGCCTTCGAGCAATCCGGCGATCTCTTCACCTCCACCGAGAGCGAGGAACTGGAGCAGATCCGCCGTTGGGCGGAGGCGACGCAGGATGGCACGCTGAGCGATCTGGAGTTCCAGCCATCGATGAAGGTCTGGCTGCAGGTTTGCTCGGAGGCCCACATCTGCACCGCGCGCTACTGCGGGCCGCGGGGGAATTGCTTTTTCCAAGAGGCCCGCAAGGCCGCGGCCGAGGCGAAGCTGGTGGTGGTGAACCACACGCTGTTCTTCGCGCTGATGGACACCGGCGAGAACCTGGAGCAGGAGCGGCCGTCCGGCTTCCTGTTCCCGAATGACTTCGTGGTGCTGGATGAAGCGCACACGCTGGAGCAGGTCGCGGCGGTGCAGCTCGGCCTGCGGGTCAGCCAGGCGGGGATGCGCTTCGATCTCCAGCGGCTCTACAATCCGCGGACCAAGAAGGGCGTGCTGCGGTCGTTCCGGAAGTCCTCGGCGCTGTTTGCGGTGGAGGAGGCACTGAAGGCGGCGGACGAGTTTTTCGGCGACCTGGGCCATGCGGCGAGCTTCGGCGAATACTCGAAAGAATGGCGCGTCCGCCAGCCGGAGCTGGTGCCGAACCGCGCGGCTGAACCTTTGCGGAAGCTCTGGCAGGAGATCGATGCCTTGGCCGCCGATGTCGAAAGCGAGACCACCAAGGCCGAGCTTCAGGATGCCTCGCGGAAGCTGCGCGAGGCCCACGGGGCGATCGGCTGCTTCCTCGACCAGAGCAGCGACGACAACGTCCATTGGATCGAACGCTCGGGCCGGGACGAAAGCCTGTTTTCACTCCACGCCGCGCCGATCCATGTGGCGGACAAGCTGCGGCCGCTGCTTTTCGGCGAGGGCAAGAGCTGCATCATGACCAGCGCCACGCTGGGGGTGGGGGACCCGCTGCTCGGCTGGTTCCGCGGCCGGGTGGGGGCGGAGGAGGTGCCCGCGCTGTGCATCGGCAGCCCTTTCGATTTCGAGCGGCAGATGAAAATCCGCATCTGGAAGAACATGCCCGAGCCGAGCAGCCCGCAGTACGGCAAGGCCATGATCGAGGCGATCCGCGCCGCGGTGGAGGCGAGCGAGGGCAAGGCCTTCGTGCTCTTCACCAGCTACCGCACGATGCGGGATGCGGCGGAGAAGTTAAGGAAACACTTCGAGGGGAATGGCTGGCGGCTGTTAGTGCAAGGCGACGGCATGCCGCGGCACCGGATGGTGGAGGAATTCCGCCGGGACGTGCACAGCGTGCTCTTCGGCACGGACAGCTTTTGGACCGGCGTGGACGTGCCGGGGGAGACGCTTTCAAACGTGGTGGTGACGCGGCTGCCCTTCGCGGTGCCGGATCACCCGCTGACCCAGTCGCGGTTGGAAGCGCTTGAGGCAGAGGGCGGCAACCCCTTCATGGACTACTCGGTGCCGGAGGCGATTCTCAAGCTGCGCCAAGGTGTCGGCCGCCTGATCCGGACGGCGAAGGACAGCGGGCTGGTGAGCATCCTGGACAACCGGATTCTCACGAAGCGCTACGGGCGCTTGTTTTTGGATGCCTTGCCGAAGGCACCGGTGGAGATTGTTCAATAG
- a CDS encoding LptF/LptG family permease — MPRILVPLLLALAGALLALRVGPLEQAAVQQQLDSFPDVQAKAHLLRPIIAVVLCFLPAIGGALYYVGDTLARYVSRQFVSIFLICLVGLFAVWLIADLGDNLDDLKDSKDAAGFAAQLYLARLPEVIVTLLPYSLLLSILYCLGRLSRSREIVAMIQTGRGLARLTLPFFVGGALAALLCAGLNYQWAPAAVAAENAILRKAKGQDSAAEPNIRFRNFDDRRLWMIGSFPPDYHKGAPLRRVTVIQENPDGSLAKIISAKTAAWSPMTRNWIFTDPRIADCTSGTAPDGQSPDFTKDPPPDPLVVKGWSEVPAALIRPGLPAAQLGIPDLNDWLSANPLGTWASRGGHLTQWHYRWAQPINCLVVVLLAVPLGVVFTRRGASGGVAVAVFLCAGMLFLSNIFLSLGDSGHIKPVLAAWLPNAVFGIIALFLFQRRLAGRPIYQTLRKFIPAEA, encoded by the coding sequence ATGCCGCGCATCCTCGTTCCCCTGCTCCTTGCCCTCGCTGGAGCGCTGCTTGCCCTGAGGGTCGGCCCCCTTGAGCAGGCGGCCGTCCAACAGCAGCTCGACAGCTTCCCCGACGTCCAGGCCAAGGCCCACCTGCTGCGGCCGATCATCGCCGTCGTCCTGTGCTTCCTGCCGGCGATCGGCGGCGCGCTTTATTACGTCGGCGATACCCTCGCCCGCTACGTCTCACGGCAATTCGTGAGCATCTTCCTGATCTGTCTCGTGGGCCTCTTCGCGGTTTGGCTGATCGCCGATCTCGGCGACAATCTGGACGACCTCAAGGACAGCAAGGACGCCGCCGGATTCGCCGCCCAGCTCTACCTGGCCCGGCTGCCGGAGGTCATCGTCACCCTCCTGCCCTACTCGCTTCTGCTTTCCATCCTCTATTGCCTCGGCCGCCTCTCCCGCTCGCGCGAGATCGTGGCCATGATCCAGACCGGCCGCGGACTCGCCCGCCTGACGCTGCCATTCTTCGTCGGCGGTGCCCTCGCCGCCTTGCTGTGTGCCGGGCTCAATTACCAGTGGGCTCCCGCCGCCGTGGCCGCGGAGAATGCCATCCTCCGCAAGGCCAAGGGCCAGGACAGCGCGGCCGAACCGAACATCCGCTTCCGCAATTTCGACGACCGCCGGCTGTGGATGATCGGCTCCTTCCCCCCCGACTACCACAAGGGCGCACCGCTGCGGCGCGTGACCGTCATCCAGGAAAACCCGGACGGCTCCCTGGCGAAGATCATTTCCGCCAAGACCGCCGCGTGGTCGCCCATGACCCGCAACTGGATCTTCACCGACCCGCGGATCGCCGACTGCACCTCGGGCACCGCTCCCGATGGCCAGTCGCCCGACTTCACCAAGGACCCGCCGCCGGACCCGCTGGTGGTGAAAGGCTGGAGCGAGGTTCCCGCCGCGCTCATCCGCCCCGGCTTGCCCGCCGCGCAACTCGGCATTCCTGATCTCAATGACTGGCTCTCCGCAAATCCGCTCGGCACCTGGGCCAGCCGCGGCGGCCACCTCACCCAGTGGCACTACCGCTGGGCCCAGCCGATCAATTGCCTCGTGGTCGTCCTGCTCGCGGTGCCGCTCGGCGTCGTCTTCACCCGTCGCGGGGCCAGCGGTGGCGTAGCGGTCGCGGTCTTCCTCTGCGCCGGGATGCTATTCCTCTCGAATATCTTCCTCAGCCTCGGCGATTCCGGTCATATCAAGCCCGTGCTCGCCGCCTGGTTGCCGAATGCCGTCTTCGGCATCATCGCCCTCTTCCTCTTCCAGCGCCGCCTCGCCGGCCGCCCGATCTACCAGACCCTCCGCAAGTTCATCCCGGCAGAAGCATAG